The following proteins come from a genomic window of Oncorhynchus clarkii lewisi isolate Uvic-CL-2024 chromosome 23, UVic_Ocla_1.0, whole genome shotgun sequence:
- the LOC139381723 gene encoding VIP peptides-like: MYKAMLQRNGSQLLFLIALCSVLYSRTQCLPYASMRPTRHADGLFTSGYSKLLGQLSARRYLESLIGKRVSDDMMEDQVPVKRHSDAIFTDNYSRFRKQMAVKKYLNSVLTGKRSQEDPPMQEESRSEPSFLESYDDVDVDHLLNNFQLPL, from the exons AT GTATAAAGCGATGTTACAAAGGAACGGCTCCCAGCTCCTTTTCCTAATAGCCCTGTGCAGTGTGTTATATTCCCGGACTCAGTGTTTGCCATATGCATCTATGAG ACCGACGAGACACGCAGACGGTCTCTTTACAAGTGGATACAGCAAACTTCTTGGACAGCTGTCGGCGCGGCGGTACCTGGAATCCTTGATTGGAAAGCGAGTCAG TGATGACATGATGGAGGACCAGGTACCAGTGAAGCGCCACTCAGATGCCATTTTCACAGACAACTACAGTCGCTTCCGCAAACAGATGGCTGTGAAGAAATACCTTAACTCAGTTCTGACAGGAAAGAGAAG TCAAGAAGACCCTCCCATGCAAGAAGAATCCAGAAGTGAGCCCTCATTTCTAGAGAGCTATGATGACGTCGATGTAGATCACCTTCTCAATAACTTCCAATTG CCACTCTGA
- the LOC139381742 gene encoding F-box only protein 5-like, which produces MKCQSNNNELRFACDMEKHVTYKESGLLTSPLMGCIQLVVKQLSPGVTSANICLNDDVQGVHNKENNQYDRILDEVNLGCEAFEDSGYLSLQNSQMEDFYNVKEQRESLGLEIFSPCPPVADCHKAKHSASQLPILKFQHAICQELTNSFKRTQSYDWTVISWLAEGSGLERVIGGNMGLECMDVLKALLERDMKHILTRILCLLDVDLISCRKVSKSWRKIICQDKSALRKCDQAEQRLQDSRIPVGLENVGFLTRDTTLSRVVMSCMQRVASTPIQKSTKRMLSQRACTQAPYCSHQSRFREYQEAASLLKQHESLKPCKRCGSPAKHNVDAMRATCTRFSCAFDFCTQCQGPFHGSSTCCTRLTWRPSSSTATPILIGSARSKRNVRRL; this is translated from the exons ATGAAGTGTCAGTCCAACAACAATGAACTCCGGTTTGCATGCGACATGGAGAAACATGTCACATACAAGGAGTCAGGCCTCTTAACCTCACCACTCATGGGATGCATCCAATTAGTAGTCAAACAACTCTCTCCAGGTGTCACCTCTGCCAACATTTGCCTCAACGATGATGTGCAAGGTGTTCACAATAAGGAGAACAACCAATATGACCGTATCCTTGACGAGGTGAACCTAGGCTGTGAAGCATTCGAGGACAGCGGTTACCTGTCTTTACAGAACAGCCAGATGGAGGACTTTTATAATGTTAAGGAACAAAGGGAGTCTCTAGGACTGGAGATATTCTCCCCATGTCCTCCAGTTGCTGATTGTCACAAGGCTAAGCACTCTGCCTCTCAACTCCCAATACTGAAGTTTCAACATGCCATATGCCAAGAACTCACCAATAGCTTCAAGAGGACCCAGAGCTATGACTGGACTGTCATTAGCTGGCTAGCAGAGGGCTCTGGCCTTGAAAGGGTTATTGGTGGGAACATGGGCCTTGAGTGTATGGATGTTTTAAAAGCGCTGCTGGAGAGGGACATGAAGCACATCCTAACCAGGATCCTGTGTCTTCTTGATGTTGACTTGATAAG CTGTAGAAAAGTGAGCAAGAGCTGGAGAAAAATAATCTGCCAAGACAAGTCTGCACTCCGTAAATGTGACCAGGCTGAACAGAGACTACAG GACTCAAGAATCCCCGTAGGACTGGAGAATGTGGGTTTTTTGACGAGAGACACCACCCTGTCCAGGGTTGTAATGTCCTGTATGCAGAGAGTAGCTTCAACCCCTATCCAGAAGTCTACCAAGAGGATGCTCTCCCAGAGAGCATGCACACAGGCGCCATACTGCTCCCACCAATCTCGCTTCAGAGAATACCAAGAG GCTGCCAGTTTGCTGAAGCAGCACGAGTCGCTGAAGCCCTGTAAGCGCTGCGGCTCTCCAGCCAAGCACAATGTAGACGCAATGAGGGCCACCTGTACCCGCTTTAGTTGTGCCTTTGACTTCTGCACCCAGTGCCAGGGCCCCTTCCACGGCTCCTCAACCTGCTGCACCCGGCTGACATGGCGGCCTAGCAGCTCCACAGCCACCCCCATCCTCATTGGCAGCGCTCGCAGCAAGAGGAACGTCAGGCGCCTGTAA